Proteins encoded by one window of Culicoides brevitarsis isolate CSIRO-B50_1 chromosome 2, AGI_CSIRO_Cbre_v1, whole genome shotgun sequence:
- the LOC134832429 gene encoding nuclear pore complex protein Nup107 — MESQLDRSLRLLDEAIPKNKNKLIRPHRATPTKNFADIDSSMTLNLQEARLLMENSGFLPDVNETLNNSARMSTVSNISSMSFVKNRVERRTEQLYERFLEVLQVHTNDTEIFETISELTQAVIDTIEDVKQCGKREMAKAGTEDWLMHEKNTWQLLFALYKDRLITQKDDGMDVDAVIPLGNSEKAVVSNLYTTNAKLREYQLIVDWLEEIKSEEGAHVGHFSDRTVGWENTLHQLQSAGMTVFGSNKEIVKHLDPDAPFREKRPLHDLDMQDESRLTKQIFVELRRGRIEEAQSLCEHYGQPWRAAILEGWRLHHDPNYEPQDASGLKQPIEGNPRRDLWKRCAWQMADNVQIDDYSRAIAGLLCGHLGSLLNIAKENWADLLWSYLRTQIDIRVESEVRDCCVKSYLKMPDGYWTNKMSLEQIFAELNAHKSPIVRAAAQRPVNIIQQYLILDDIPELMKHIDSWISDSTISTQMLRFLTHIVLFFRQIGKPHPEEIADRVIKAYVEALIKLGNAQLIAYYTAALPTETQLELYSSFMETLTNSEDRRVCFSEAISHGLDVQRIAFYTVDKIRDYKNSGENEILNERQQIKSLDDTKIQALEWLTFNADQISDLLWQANALIRNFMAQNKIECIRKTFKMVPSDAIKQLIKFYGSQDHLPHREDCAIKEFFCHQAYLTAIDSYNFWSDCFYKQKPKPPTQNAKPVGFTEKVAMEHQEQTFRADMEKWQQKVRDQTKRCRDFLYNILLFPDRGWLLEDPVPEEIAVKEPGIWELRETQMQNLRKIVIPEVIMLLYKILSLAGNHQDCIKLADDIANEERMLYKVYSKQKLSEFLMKIAETSLTLMNEQKDPWGYDQN, encoded by the exons atggaGTCTCAGCTCGACAGATCCTTACGTCTTCTCGACGAAGCCATCCCgaagaacaaaaacaaactaaTTCGCCCGCATCGTGCAACTCCAACGAAAAATTTCGCCGATATCGACTCGTCGATGACGCTCAACTTGCAGGAGGCTCGTTTGCTGATGGAAAACAGCGGATTCTTGCCCGACGTGAACGAAACCCTGAACAATTCAGCTCGCATGTCAACCGTTTCGAACATTTCGAGCATGAGTTTCGTGAAAAATCGCGTCGAACGTCGCACGGAACAACTTTACGAACGTTTTTTGGAGGTTTTGCAAGTTCACACGAACGATACGGAAATTTTCGAGACAATTTCCGAACTAACACAAGCCGTAATTGACACGATTGAGGATGTGAAGCAGTGCGGAAAGCGCGAAATGGCAAAGGCGGGCACCGAAGATTGGTTgatgcacgaaaaaaatacgtgGCAACTGCTTTTTGCGCTGTACAAAGATCGATTAATCACGCAAAAGGACGACGGGATGGATGTGGATGCCGTTATTCCGCTCGGAAATAGCGAAAAAGCCGTCGTTTCGAATTTGTACACGACAAATGCCAAGTTGAGGGAATATCAGTTGATTGTCGATTGGTTGGAAGAGATCAAATCCGAAGAAGGAGCTCACGTCGGGCATTTTTCTGATCGCACCGTCGGTTGGGAAAACACTTTGCATCAACTACAAAGTGCCGGAATGACAGTTTTTGGCTCAAACAAGGAAATTGTGAAACATTTGGACCCCGATGCACCTTTCCGTGAGAAACGCCCGTTACACGATCTCGATATGCAAGACGAATCGCGACTCACGAAGcaaatttttgtcgaattgAGACGCGGGCGCATCGAAGAAGCCCAATCTCTGTGTGAACATTACGGACAACCATGGCGCGCGGCGATTCTCGAAGGTTGGCGATTGCATCACGATCCGAATTACGAGCCGCAAGACGCTTCGGGACTCAAACAACCGATCGAGGGGAATCCACGGCGCGATTTGTGGAAAAGATGCGCTTGGCAGATGGCGGATAACGTTCAAATTGACGATTATTCGAGGGCGATTGCGGGATTGCTTTGCGGGCATTTGGGATCTTTGCTGAATATAGCGAAAGAAAATTGGGCGGATTTGCTGTGGTCTTATTTGAGGACGCAAATTGATATAAGGGTAGAAAGTGAAGTGAGAGATTGTTGCGTTAAAAGTTACTTGAAGATGCCGGATGGATATTGGACGAATAAAATGTCGTTGGAACAGATTTTTGCGGAATTGAATGCACATAAGAGTCCCATTGTGAGGGCAGcag cacaaCGTCCTGTCAACATCATCCAACAATACCTCATTCTCGACGACATCCCCGAACTAATGAAGCACATCGACTCATGGATCAGCGACTCGACAATTTCCACACAAATGTTACGTTTCCTCACGCACATCGTCTTGTTCTTCCGTCAAATCGGCAAACCGCATCCGGAAGAAATCGCAGATCGTGTCATCAAAGCCTACGTTGAAGCCCTCATTAAACTTGGAAATGCTCAGCTGATCGCTTATTACACAGCTGCCTTGCCAACGGAGACTCAACTTGAACTTTACTCTTCTTTCATGGAAACTCTCACAAATTCCGAAGATCGACGCGTTTGTTTCTCCGAAGCCATTTCGCATGGGCTTGACGTGCAAAGAATCGCTTTTTATACCGTCGATAAGATCCGGGATTACAAAAATTCgggagaaaatgaaattttgaatgaaaggcAGCAAATTAAATCGCTCGACGACACGAAAATTCAAGCGCTCGAGTGGTTGACCTTCAATGCGGACCAAATTTCAGACCTTTTGTGGCAAGCAAATGCGCTGATTCGTAATTTTATGGCACAAAACAAGATCGAGTGCATcagaaaaaccttcaaaatggTCCCGAGTGACGCCATTAAgcaactaattaaattttacgggTCTCAAGATCATCTTCCGCATCGCGAGGATTGCGCcatcaaagaatttttctgtCATCAAGCGTATTTGACGGCAATCGATTCGTACAATTTTTGGAGCGATTGCTTCTACAAGCAAAAACCGAAGCCTCCGACACAAAATGCCAAACCTGTGGGTTTCACGGAGAAAGTTGCGATGGAGCATCAAGAACAAACCTTCCGCGCCGACATGGAAAAGTGGCAACAAAAGGTCCGTGATCAAACGAAACGTTGCCGCGACTTTCTTTACAACATTTTACTCTTTCCGGATCGCGGTTGGTTACTCGAGGATCCCGTGCCCGAAGAAATTGCCGTCAAAGAGCCCGGAATTTGGGAGTTGCGCGAGACACAAATGCAGAATTTGCGCAAAATTGTCATTCCAGAGGTGATTATGTTGTTGTACAAAATTCTTTCGTTGGCGGGAAATCATCAGGATTGCATCAAATTGGCGGATGACATTGCAAATGAGGAAAGAATGTTGTACAAAGTTTATTCGAAGCAGAAATTGTCggagtttttgatgaaaattgccgAAACTTCGTTAACGTTGATGAATGAACAGAAGGATCCATGGGGTTATGaccaaaattaa
- the LOC134830469 gene encoding DNA methyltransferase 1-associated protein 1 — protein sequence MADVRDILDIERPPTPELTKESLLATKKKYIYEKAKTMKRPEGMHREVFALLYNDNKDAPPLLPTDTGLGYKQNKARLGMKKVRKWEWAPFTNPARKDGAVFHHWRRATDEQKEYPFAKFNKQLQIPTYTINEYNTHLRTNPSKWNKQQTDHLFDLAKRFDVRFVVMADRWDRDMHGTKSVEDLKERYYEVSGILQKVRGQATNPEKKIYVYDAEHERKRKEQLRKLFDRTQKEIEEEQQLLNELKKIEVRKKEREKKTQDLQKLISQADQGDLAANQANRKQDKKLNKKKVPAQQRPSKVELVVSSIESAGIKFADLRGTGVSLRSQRLKYPANVGQKKIKALEALLAEYKIEANPPPTDEICTAFNELRSDMVLLYELRTALQTCNFELESLKHQYEMLCPDKTLAIPPSLQMPSDGVHKVTSTTTTS from the exons ATGGCGGATGTACGAGACATTTTAGATATTGAGCGCCCTCCGACTCCCGAACTGACGAAGGAATCCTTACTTGCGACGAAGAAAAAGTACATTTATGAAAA ggCAAAAACCATGAAACGTCCCGAAGGAATGCATCGTGAGGTGTTCGCCTTGCTCTATAACGACAACAAAGACGCTCCTCCGCTCTTGCCGACCGATACGGGGCTCGGATATAAGCAGAATAAAGCGCGTCTTGGCATGAAAAAGGTCCGAAAATGGGAATGGGCGCCTTTTACGAATCCCGCACGCAAAGACGGAGCCGTTTTTCATCATTGGCGACGTGCGACAGACGAACAGAAGGAATATCCCTTCGCGAAATTCAACAAACAGCTTCAAATTCCGACTTATACGATAAATGAGTACAACACACATTTGCGCACGAACCCGTCGAAATGGAATAAACAGCAAACGGATCATTTATTTGACTTGGCGAAGCGATTTGATGTGCGTTTTGTCGTGATGGCGGATCGTTGGGATCGCGACATGCACGGAACAAAGTCTGTGGAGGACCTGAAAGAGCGTTATTACGAAGTTAGCGGAATTTTGCAAAAAGTACGGGGTCAAGCGACAAATccagagaagaaaatttacgtTTACGATGCGGAACACGAGCGAAAACGCAAAGAACAGCTCCGGAAATTGTTCGATCGCACCCAAAAAGAGATCGAGGAAGAGCAACAACTCctgaatgaattgaaaaaaatcgaagttcGCAAGAAGGAACGCGAAAAGAAGACCCAAGACCTGCAAAAACTCATTTCGCAGGCGGATCAAGGCGATTTGGCGGCAAATCAAGCAAATCGCAAGCAAGACAAGaaattaaacaagaaaaaagttcCGGCGCAACAACGCCCCTCGAAAGTTGAGCTCGTTGTCAGCTCCATCGAGAGTGCAGGCATCAAATTTGCCGATTTACGAGGCACTGGCGTCTCATTGCGGTCACAACGATTAAAATATCCCGCAAATGtcggacagaaaaaaatcaaggcaCTCGAAGCGCTGCTGGCGGAATACAAAATTGAAGCAAATCCGCCGCCAACTGACGAAATTTGCACCGCTTTCAATGAATTGCGGTCCGATATGGTTTTGTTGTACGAACTGCGAACGGCGTTACAGACTTGCAACTTTGAACTTGAAAGTCTCAAACATCAGTATGAGATGCTTTGTCCCGATAAGACACTCGCCATTCCGCCATCGCTTCAAATGCCGAGCGACGGGGTGCATAAAGTCACTTCGACAACGACAActtcctaa